A window of the Vibrio ostreae genome harbors these coding sequences:
- the rapZ gene encoding RNase adapter RapZ yields MRLIVVSGQSGAGKSVALRVLEDLGYYCVDNLPVSLLDAFIHSVQGSQQNVAVSIDIRNLPKEPGLVDDVLDQLKQNNDVSVLFLDASKQTLLKRYSETRRIHPLSLSESKPTLDQAIEMEIQLLAPLKERADLVLNSSDLSLHELSETVRRRIEGRERKDLVMVFESFGFKYGLPSDADYVFDVRFLPNPHWQPDLRPLTGLDAQIKAFLESHSDVMEMKYQIQKFIEHWLPLLEKNNRSYLTIAIGCTGGKHRSVYLTQQLGEYFAEMGHQVQIRHTSLEKNRS; encoded by the coding sequence ATGCGTTTAATTGTTGTGAGTGGTCAATCCGGAGCCGGAAAAAGTGTCGCGCTGCGGGTACTGGAAGATCTCGGCTACTACTGTGTGGATAACCTGCCGGTCAGCTTGCTGGACGCCTTTATTCACTCAGTCCAAGGCAGTCAGCAGAATGTTGCGGTCAGCATTGATATCCGCAACCTGCCGAAAGAGCCGGGCCTGGTTGATGATGTCCTCGACCAGCTCAAACAAAACAATGATGTCAGCGTGCTGTTTCTTGATGCCAGTAAACAGACACTACTCAAACGCTACAGTGAAACCCGCCGCATCCATCCATTGTCGCTGAGCGAAAGCAAGCCCACCCTGGATCAGGCGATTGAGATGGAAATCCAGTTACTGGCACCGCTCAAAGAGCGCGCCGATCTGGTGCTCAACAGCAGTGACCTGTCACTGCATGAACTGAGTGAAACAGTCAGACGCCGTATCGAAGGACGTGAACGCAAAGACCTGGTGATGGTGTTTGAATCCTTCGGTTTTAAATACGGCCTGCCGAGCGACGCTGATTACGTGTTCGACGTGCGTTTTTTACCTAACCCGCACTGGCAGCCGGACTTAAGACCATTGACCGGTCTTGATGCACAAATCAAAGCGTTTCTGGAAAGTCACAGCGATGTGATGGAGATGAAATATCAGATCCAGAAGTTTATCGAACACTGGTTACCCCTGCTGGAAAAAAACAACCGCAGCTATCTGACCATAGCGATCGGCTGTACCGGCGGCAAACACCGCTCGGTCTACCTGACCCAGCAGCTGGGCGAATATTTTGCCGAAATGGGGCATCAGGTTCAGATCCGCCACACCTCGTTAGAAAAAAATCGCTCATAA
- the ptsN gene encoding PTS IIA-like nitrogen regulatory protein PtsN, whose product MQLSEVLSLDCTKSAVQCSSKKRALEIISEIAALHTGLNATELFECMLSREKMGSTGIGNGIAIPHARMTASDEAVAVLLQCEEPIEFDSIDNRPVDLLFALLVPEEQCKQHLKTLSSMAERLNDKQTLKQLRGAKSDQELYSIMVNQPQ is encoded by the coding sequence ATGCAATTAAGCGAAGTACTTTCACTGGACTGCACCAAGAGTGCAGTCCAGTGTTCTAGCAAAAAAAGAGCGCTGGAAATCATCAGTGAGATAGCCGCCCTGCACACAGGTCTGAACGCCACCGAGTTGTTCGAATGTATGCTGAGCCGCGAGAAAATGGGCAGTACCGGTATCGGTAACGGCATTGCCATCCCTCATGCCCGTATGACTGCCAGCGACGAAGCGGTTGCGGTGCTGCTGCAGTGCGAAGAGCCGATTGAGTTTGACTCTATCGATAACCGTCCGGTCGATCTGCTGTTCGCTCTGCTGGTGCCGGAAGAACAGTGTAAGCAACACCTGAAAACGCTGTCGTCGATGGCTGAACGCCTGAATGACAAGCAGACTCTTAAACAGCTGCGTGGCGCCAAAAGCGATCAAGAGCTGTACAGTATCATGGTCAACCAACCTCAATAG
- the hpf gene encoding ribosome hibernation promoting factor has product MQINIQGHHIELTDSMQDYVHSKFQKLERFFDHINNCQVILRVEKTRQIAEATLHINQGEVHATAEEDVMYAAIDGLVDKLSRQLNKHKEKLSSH; this is encoded by the coding sequence ATGCAAATCAATATTCAAGGCCATCACATTGAACTTACCGATTCAATGCAAGACTATGTTCACTCTAAATTTCAAAAGCTTGAGCGATTTTTCGACCATATTAATAACTGTCAGGTGATTTTACGTGTTGAAAAAACGCGCCAAATCGCTGAAGCTACGCTTCATATTAACCAAGGAGAAGTCCACGCCACTGCGGAAGAAGATGTTATGTACGCAGCGATTGATGGCCTGGTGGACAAACTCTCTCGTCAACTCAACAAGCATAAAGAAAAGCTAAGTAGCCACTAA
- the lptB gene encoding LPS export ABC transporter ATP-binding protein, translating into MATLKAEHLAKSYKKRKVVSDVSLKVESGQIVGLLGPNGAGKTTSFYMIVGLVARDEGTISIDEQDISVLPMHSRSRLGIGYLPQEASIFRKLSVEDNIMAVLQTREEMTREERQDKLEDLLEEFHIQHIRHSAGMALSGGERRRVEIARALAANPQFILLDEPFAGVDPISVIDIKKIIEHLRDRGLGVLITDHNVRETLDVCEKAYIVSQGRLIAEGTPQEVLDNEQVKQVYLGEQFRL; encoded by the coding sequence ATGGCAACACTTAAAGCAGAACATTTAGCCAAGAGCTATAAAAAGCGTAAAGTGGTCTCCGACGTCAGCCTTAAGGTTGAATCCGGTCAGATCGTCGGACTGCTCGGTCCGAACGGTGCGGGTAAAACCACCTCTTTCTACATGATTGTAGGCCTGGTTGCACGTGACGAAGGGACCATCAGCATCGATGAACAAGACATCAGCGTGCTGCCTATGCACAGCCGTTCACGGCTCGGTATCGGTTACCTGCCACAGGAAGCTTCCATCTTCCGTAAGCTGTCGGTGGAAGACAACATCATGGCTGTGCTGCAAACGCGGGAAGAGATGACCCGTGAAGAGCGCCAGGATAAACTGGAGGATCTGCTGGAAGAGTTTCATATCCAGCACATTCGCCACAGTGCCGGTATGGCATTGTCCGGTGGTGAACGCCGCCGAGTGGAAATCGCCCGAGCGCTGGCCGCCAATCCGCAATTTATCTTGCTCGACGAACCGTTTGCCGGGGTTGACCCGATTTCGGTTATCGACATCAAAAAAATCATCGAACATCTGCGTGATCGCGGTTTAGGCGTGCTGATCACCGACCACAACGTCCGGGAAACCTTGGATGTGTGTGAAAAAGCTTATATTGTGAGTCAGGGCCGCTTAATTGCGGAAGGCACACCACAGGAAGTGCTCGACAACGAGCAAGTGAAACAGGTTTATCTCGGCGAACAATTCCGTCTATGA
- the lptA gene encoding lipopolysaccharide transport periplasmic protein LptA produces the protein MKFSHLSLIACLLASGQALALTTDSKQPVYIDSDSQQLDMKSNRVTFLGDVKLKQGSININADKLVVVRDAKSGQIETIEGYGNLATFSQLTDEGKTLYGEAKELHYKMSEDELTMIEKAMLAQDDSEIRGKKIRYKISSQKLIADGEGNGRVSTVLQPQAAQ, from the coding sequence ATGAAATTCTCACACCTTAGTTTGATTGCTTGCCTGCTGGCGTCCGGCCAGGCACTGGCTCTGACCACCGATTCTAAGCAACCGGTTTACATCGATTCAGACAGTCAGCAACTGGACATGAAAAGCAACCGCGTGACCTTTTTGGGTGATGTAAAACTCAAGCAGGGCAGCATCAACATTAACGCCGATAAACTGGTTGTGGTACGCGATGCCAAATCCGGCCAGATTGAAACCATCGAAGGTTATGGCAACCTGGCGACTTTTTCCCAGTTGACGGATGAGGGTAAGACTCTGTACGGTGAAGCGAAAGAGTTGCATTACAAGATGTCCGAAGACGAACTGACCATGATTGAAAAAGCGATGCTGGCTCAGGATGACAGTGAAATCCGCGGTAAAAAAATCCGCTACAAAATTTCGTCGCAGAAGTTGATTGCAGATGGTGAAGGCAACGGACGTGTCTCGACCGTACTGCAGCCTCAAGCGGCCCAATAA
- the lptC gene encoding LPS export ABC transporter periplasmic protein LptC, which produces MSFSRILYAILLFIASWSAYYLLDKKQNSAIQVAPNYELPMFSGKNLDNVSYNQQGVRNYVITSQHLDYYAKSGNTTFEYPVLKVYQQGVTQEWQVTANRGILTKDHVLILYDNVMANNLLAGSAFDELSTAKLSIQLDNRDFWADSEVKMNGPQFETRGQAMKGNFSEHSAVLYNHVQGRYEILTP; this is translated from the coding sequence ATGAGTTTTTCTCGTATCCTTTACGCGATACTTCTCTTTATTGCTTCCTGGTCAGCCTATTACCTGCTGGACAAAAAGCAAAACAGCGCTATTCAGGTGGCTCCTAATTATGAGTTGCCGATGTTTAGTGGTAAAAATCTGGATAACGTCTCGTATAATCAGCAAGGCGTGCGGAACTATGTTATTACTTCACAGCATCTGGATTACTACGCGAAAAGTGGCAACACCACTTTCGAATATCCGGTACTGAAAGTCTATCAGCAAGGGGTTACCCAGGAGTGGCAGGTCACCGCCAATCGCGGCATTCTGACCAAAGACCATGTGCTGATTTTGTATGACAACGTGATGGCAAACAACTTACTGGCGGGCTCTGCCTTTGACGAACTGTCAACGGCCAAGCTGAGTATTCAGCTCGATAACCGCGATTTTTGGGCCGACAGCGAAGTTAAAATGAACGGCCCGCAGTTTGAAACTCGCGGACAGGCGATGAAAGGAAATTTCTCCGAACACTCGGCTGTTCTGTATAACCATGTGCAAGGTAGATATGAAATTCTCACACCTTAG
- the kdsC gene encoding 3-deoxy-manno-octulosonate-8-phosphatase KdsC, whose amino-acid sequence MSQMVETLYGEVAADILATAGQIKLLICDVDGVFSDGLIYMGNQGEELKTFHTRDGYGVKSLMNAGIEIAIITGRRSQIVENRMQALGISLIYQGQDDKVKAYQDICEKLAIDPKHTGYIGDDLIDWPVMEKVALKVCVADGHPLLAKRANYVTRIKGGHGAVREVCDLILQARNELDVHKGLSI is encoded by the coding sequence ATGAGCCAGATGGTCGAAACTCTGTACGGCGAGGTCGCTGCTGATATTCTGGCTACCGCCGGGCAGATAAAACTGCTGATTTGTGATGTAGACGGCGTGTTCTCTGACGGGCTTATCTACATGGGCAATCAGGGCGAAGAGCTGAAAACATTTCATACCCGCGACGGATATGGCGTAAAATCACTGATGAATGCCGGCATTGAGATAGCCATTATCACCGGACGACGTTCGCAAATCGTCGAAAACCGGATGCAGGCGCTGGGCATTTCTTTGATCTACCAAGGTCAGGACGACAAGGTCAAAGCCTATCAGGATATTTGCGAAAAATTGGCGATCGACCCAAAGCATACCGGTTACATTGGTGATGATTTGATCGACTGGCCGGTGATGGAAAAAGTCGCCCTCAAAGTGTGTGTGGCTGACGGCCATCCTCTGCTGGCCAAGCGGGCCAATTACGTGACCCGCATCAAAGGCGGACACGGCGCAGTACGCGAAGTGTGTGATTTAATTTTACAAGCACGGAATGAGCTCGACGTACATAAAGGCCTGAGTATATGA
- the kdsD gene encoding arabinose-5-phosphate isomerase KdsD — protein sequence MSDNFDYRSVANQVLATEIEALQQLDQYFNHDFCRACEMILANKSGKVVVMGIGKSGHIGRKMAATFASTGTSSFFVHPGEASHGDLGMIESGDIVLAISNSGESSEILALFPVLKRLNNRIISMTGNPQSNMAKLADIHLQMTVPKEACPLGLAPTSSTTATLVMGDAMAVALLQARGFTAEDFALSHPGGALGRKLLMKLSDIMHSGDALPKVQPNALVRDALLEISHKGLGMTAVVEGDDQLVGIFTDGDLRRILDKRIDIHSATISEVMTRHPTVASPNLLAVEGLNLMQDKRINGLMLVENGQVVGALNMHDLLKAGVM from the coding sequence ATGTCGGATAACTTTGACTACCGCAGTGTTGCCAACCAGGTGCTGGCAACGGAGATCGAAGCACTACAACAACTGGACCAATATTTTAACCATGACTTCTGCCGTGCCTGTGAGATGATTCTGGCGAATAAAAGCGGTAAAGTCGTGGTGATGGGCATCGGCAAGTCCGGCCACATCGGCCGTAAAATGGCGGCCACCTTCGCCAGCACAGGCACCTCATCCTTCTTTGTTCACCCCGGCGAAGCCTCACATGGCGACCTGGGTATGATTGAGAGCGGCGATATTGTCCTGGCCATTTCCAACTCCGGTGAGTCGTCCGAAATTCTCGCTCTGTTCCCGGTTTTAAAGCGCCTCAATAATCGTATCATCAGTATGACGGGTAATCCGCAATCGAATATGGCTAAACTGGCCGATATTCACCTGCAGATGACGGTACCGAAAGAAGCGTGTCCACTCGGCCTGGCGCCGACCTCAAGCACCACCGCCACGCTGGTGATGGGAGATGCGATGGCGGTTGCTCTGCTGCAGGCGCGCGGCTTTACCGCCGAAGACTTTGCTTTATCGCATCCAGGGGGCGCTCTGGGGCGTAAACTGCTGATGAAGCTGAGCGATATCATGCATTCGGGTGACGCTTTACCCAAGGTTCAGCCGAATGCGCTGGTACGTGATGCCCTGCTCGAAATCAGTCACAAAGGGCTCGGGATGACCGCAGTGGTCGAGGGTGATGATCAGCTGGTCGGCATATTCACTGATGGTGACCTACGTCGTATCCTGGACAAACGCATCGATATTCACAGCGCGACAATCAGCGAAGTGATGACCCGTCACCCGACCGTCGCCTCACCGAATCTTCTGGCCGTAGAAGGACTCAACCTGATGCAGGACAAGCGCATTAACGGCCTGATGCTGGTCGAAAACGGCCAGGTGGTCGGTGCTTTGAATATGCACGACTTATTAAAAGCAGGAGTGATGTAA